From Pseudobdellovibrio exovorus JSS, a single genomic window includes:
- a CDS encoding tetratricopeptide repeat protein, giving the protein MAGNNSLELEINSLFQEGNTLETICAEIIAKYEKSDVISPSEAESISHFLITAGRPDLLFKFYLKCLYKDSIGDFPWGSFKEAYDQFEPSLPTSLLDIIETALDDKKNYENASKSPSLVNLIPSISAYLDSKRQQFDSERLATKTKLISQLNHNRLYQLREQEEQTLQQLIRMFPLDTEVKLLHQAHLEKKADEILSRVRSPRSNKYSRHLVEKHSPETEDFISQIREHISTLSDKLQTEAPEQLYNLTILALQFELYDLSLELIDKAPKSFASEWLKAEILFESSRFLDLLKHLESIEKDMTSTPESTYGSIYLRAQAYYGLGQKEIAIQLLESLSAKVPSYRSTEALIHEWRNS; this is encoded by the coding sequence TTGGCTGGTAACAACAGTCTTGAGCTCGAAATCAACTCTTTGTTTCAAGAGGGCAATACTCTTGAAACAATTTGTGCCGAGATCATTGCAAAATACGAAAAAAGCGATGTGATCAGCCCTTCCGAGGCCGAAAGTATCAGCCACTTCCTGATTACAGCAGGTCGACCTGACCTGTTGTTTAAATTTTATCTTAAGTGCCTCTACAAAGACTCTATTGGTGATTTTCCTTGGGGATCTTTCAAAGAAGCTTATGACCAATTTGAACCCTCGCTTCCAACTTCATTACTCGACATTATCGAAACTGCATTAGACGATAAAAAAAATTATGAAAATGCGTCGAAGTCACCATCCTTGGTAAACTTAATACCTTCGATCTCGGCTTATCTGGACAGTAAAAGGCAACAGTTCGACAGTGAACGCTTGGCTACGAAGACCAAATTGATTTCACAGCTGAATCACAATCGACTTTACCAATTGCGCGAGCAAGAGGAACAAACTCTGCAACAGTTGATTCGTATGTTCCCACTTGATACGGAAGTAAAGCTTCTACATCAAGCGCATCTTGAAAAAAAGGCTGATGAAATTCTTTCTCGTGTTCGCTCCCCGCGCTCGAACAAATACAGCCGCCATCTGGTTGAAAAACATTCTCCGGAAACCGAAGACTTTATTTCGCAAATCAGAGAGCATATCAGTACACTTTCAGATAAACTCCAAACAGAAGCTCCTGAACAACTCTATAATCTGACCATATTGGCTCTTCAGTTTGAACTGTACGATCTGAGTCTTGAGCTTATCGATAAAGCTCCAAAATCTTTTGCAAGCGAATGGCTTAAAGCCGAAATACTTTTTGAATCTTCGCGCTTTCTTGATCTACTTAAGCATCTAGAGAGCATTGAAAAAGATATGACCTCTACACCCGAATCAACATACGGGTCTATATACCTCAGAGCACAGGCCTACTACGGCCTAGGACAAAAAGAAATTGCGATTCAACTTTTAGAGTCCCTTTCAGCGAAAGTTCCTTCTTATCGTTCAACAGAAGCTCTTATTCACGAATGGAGGAACTCGTGA
- the efp gene encoding elongation factor P, translating to MYETSDFKKGLKLMVDGQPYVIVDFQHVKPGKGNQFSRTKMRSLLTGQNLERTFKSGEKFEVPNVENVEMTFLYKDDNGFNFMNQTNFEQLCMMDHEIGDAKNYLTENLVVVITLYNEKAVVVDVPNAVNLRVAQTDPGIKGDRVTGATKPATMETGLIVNVPLHINEGDVLRIDTESGDYVERVNQK from the coding sequence ATGTACGAAACATCTGATTTTAAAAAAGGCCTAAAATTAATGGTCGATGGTCAACCTTATGTGATCGTTGACTTCCAACACGTTAAACCAGGAAAAGGGAATCAATTCTCTCGCACAAAAATGCGCAGCTTACTAACTGGTCAGAACTTAGAAAGAACTTTCAAGTCTGGTGAAAAGTTTGAAGTCCCTAACGTAGAAAATGTTGAGATGACATTTTTATACAAAGACGACAATGGGTTCAACTTCATGAACCAAACAAACTTCGAACAACTTTGCATGATGGATCATGAAATCGGTGATGCAAAAAACTACTTAACTGAAAACTTGGTCGTTGTGATCACGCTTTATAATGAAAAAGCTGTGGTAGTAGATGTACCAAACGCTGTTAATTTACGCGTAGCTCAAACAGATCCAGGCATTAAAGGTGACCGCGTTACAGGAGCAACTAAACCTGCAACTATGGAAACTGGTTTGATCGTTAACGTTCCACTTCACATCAACGAAGGCGATGTTCTTAGAATTGACACTGAGAGCGGCGATTACGTTGAGCGTGTAAATCAAAAGTAA
- a CDS encoding tetratricopeptide repeat protein, whose translation MTREDEIAELQKELQQNPRSAQFARLADMYLSRDMNAEAETLVRQSLKFHPRSVSGLILMGRILKLKKSHQEALKPLSDATALAPDNWKAWQELAEAQLELKNGKQALAAFKKVLFFNPTHQLARRAVAKLELLTADEYEDDLFQMQKLSEKDAFNSNNQGTNQTWSHPDEQMVRTLSYIDALVVRHENAKALKLLNEYSEQHGKHPEIESRKLKLSVFEEPTFIQSKSAETASQIRQKLIVEKKISTLEMLLRRIESNKSDLLST comes from the coding sequence ATGACACGAGAAGATGAGATTGCCGAACTCCAGAAAGAGCTGCAACAGAACCCCCGTTCTGCACAATTTGCCCGCTTGGCAGATATGTATCTTTCACGTGATATGAATGCCGAAGCCGAAACTCTTGTTAGACAAAGCTTAAAATTTCATCCTCGTTCCGTCAGTGGCCTGATTCTTATGGGACGTATTTTAAAACTAAAAAAATCCCATCAAGAAGCCCTGAAGCCTTTAAGCGACGCCACAGCTCTAGCTCCTGATAACTGGAAAGCATGGCAAGAGCTTGCCGAGGCTCAACTTGAGCTGAAAAATGGCAAACAAGCCTTAGCCGCATTCAAGAAAGTTTTGTTTTTTAATCCCACTCATCAACTGGCAAGACGAGCTGTCGCGAAGCTGGAACTCCTAACAGCCGATGAATACGAAGATGATCTTTTCCAAATGCAAAAACTCTCTGAAAAAGACGCCTTCAATTCAAACAACCAAGGCACAAATCAGACATGGAGCCATCCGGATGAGCAAATGGTTCGCACCTTATCGTACATTGATGCTTTAGTAGTCAGACACGAAAACGCAAAAGCACTTAAGTTGCTCAATGAATACTCAGAACAACACGGAAAACATCCCGAAATCGAATCCCGTAAACTGAAGCTTTCTGTTTTTGAAGAGCCGACCTTTATTCAATCGAAATCGGCTGAAACGGCATCTCAAATCCGCCAAAAATTAATCGTCGAGAAAAAGATCTCTACCCTTGAAATGTTGCTGCGCAGAATTGAATCCAATAAAAGCGATTTGTTGTCGACTTAA
- the ruvC gene encoding crossover junction endodeoxyribonuclease RuvC produces the protein MIILGIDPGSRFLGYGVVSVQGTKMTPIDYGVLKFDPDVPLSERLQSIGLGVRELFDRYKPEHLSLEKIFLGKNADSAFKMGHARGVVIYESLLANCKVYEYATRVVKKGITGNGGAEKEHVRLVVRNMLQIGPVKSLDASDALAMACFHATQLRMIDLKQRSKQQELA, from the coding sequence ATGATTATTTTAGGAATAGACCCTGGTTCAAGATTTTTGGGTTATGGTGTGGTTTCCGTACAGGGAACAAAGATGACACCGATTGATTATGGGGTTTTAAAATTTGATCCTGACGTGCCTTTGTCAGAACGCCTTCAATCAATAGGGCTTGGCGTGCGAGAACTTTTTGATAGATACAAACCGGAACATTTGTCCTTAGAAAAAATATTTTTAGGTAAAAATGCAGATAGCGCTTTTAAAATGGGCCATGCTCGCGGTGTAGTGATTTATGAATCTTTACTCGCAAACTGTAAGGTTTACGAATATGCCACACGTGTAGTGAAAAAGGGAATTACGGGCAATGGCGGCGCAGAAAAAGAACATGTTCGCTTAGTTGTTCGCAATATGTTACAGATTGGCCCAGTTAAATCTTTGGATGCCTCTGATGCTTTGGCTATGGCCTGCTTTCATGCGACCCAGTTAAGAATGATTGATTTGAAACAAAGAAGTAAGCAGCAGGAATTAGCGTGA
- the ruvA gene encoding Holliday junction branch migration protein RuvA has protein sequence MIGFLEGIVFDVTADSFVLNVNGVGYDISASAQTLTDVQVLLGQNMKVWIYTHVREDAFQLFGFLQKPEKEFFIQLLKVNGVGPKSALSVMSGAPVAQIQDWIESSDAKALSALPKVGKKTAEQIILTLQGKLVRVEAAIGSKAKANKLSETHRQISSALVNLGFKNQNVDQFVATLPLVVTIEEGVREGLKKLSGQIG, from the coding sequence GTGATTGGTTTTCTAGAAGGTATTGTTTTTGATGTGACGGCGGACTCGTTCGTTTTAAATGTGAACGGTGTTGGCTATGATATTTCAGCTTCGGCTCAGACGCTTACGGATGTGCAAGTGTTATTAGGTCAGAATATGAAAGTATGGATTTACACACATGTGCGTGAAGATGCCTTTCAACTGTTCGGTTTTCTACAAAAACCAGAGAAAGAGTTCTTCATTCAATTGCTTAAGGTGAATGGTGTGGGACCGAAGTCAGCTCTATCGGTGATGTCGGGTGCTCCAGTGGCACAAATTCAGGATTGGATTGAGTCAAGTGATGCAAAAGCCTTATCGGCTCTTCCTAAAGTAGGCAAGAAAACGGCCGAGCAGATTATTCTAACACTTCAGGGTAAGTTAGTTAGAGTGGAAGCTGCGATAGGAAGTAAAGCGAAAGCGAATAAACTTTCCGAGACTCATCGCCAAATTTCATCGGCGCTTGTGAATTTAGGGTTTAAAAATCAGAATGTGGATCAGTTTGTTGCGACATTGCCTCTGGTAGTGACGATTGAAGAGGGTGTGCGCGAAGGTCTTAAAAAATTGTCAGGACAAATCGGATGA
- the ruvB gene encoding Holliday junction branch migration DNA helicase RuvB, producing MNRVIQSEMQDLDLKWENKLRPQSFDEFPGQHDVKEKLKVFVQAASKRGEPLDHTLLFGPPGLGKTTLAQIVAHELKVDIKITSAPAIDKKGDLAAILTSLRPFSILFIDEIHRLPRAIEEYLYTAMEDYYIDIVTGEGLGSQSMKFQLVPFTLIGATTRAGLLDNPFRDRFGIQERLQFYDREALCKILLRSSEILSFKMDTEAATEIARRARGTPRVANRLLKRVRDYAEVKGDGTINNDIAVYALDQLGVDKNGLDEMDRRILKVIAEKYEGGPVGIETLAAALGEESETLEEVYEPFLIQEGFIQKTPRGRMLTNYTKQMNLL from the coding sequence ATGAATCGAGTGATACAAAGTGAGATGCAAGACTTAGATTTAAAATGGGAAAACAAATTAAGACCACAGAGCTTTGATGAATTTCCCGGTCAGCATGATGTAAAAGAAAAGTTGAAAGTATTTGTGCAAGCGGCCTCTAAGCGTGGTGAGCCGTTGGATCATACGCTTTTGTTTGGCCCCCCAGGGTTGGGTAAAACGACCTTAGCACAAATTGTGGCCCATGAATTAAAAGTAGATATTAAAATCACCTCGGCTCCGGCTATTGATAAAAAAGGGGATTTGGCGGCGATCTTAACGAGTCTTCGCCCATTTTCGATTTTGTTTATTGACGAGATCCATCGATTGCCCCGTGCAATTGAAGAGTATCTGTATACAGCGATGGAAGATTATTACATCGATATCGTTACGGGTGAGGGCTTAGGGTCTCAGTCGATGAAGTTTCAATTGGTGCCGTTTACTTTGATCGGAGCAACGACACGCGCTGGATTATTAGATAATCCATTCCGTGATCGTTTTGGTATTCAAGAAAGACTACAATTCTATGATCGTGAAGCTCTTTGTAAAATTCTTCTGCGTTCTTCAGAGATTTTAAGTTTTAAAATGGACACTGAAGCTGCAACCGAGATTGCGCGACGTGCACGCGGAACTCCGCGTGTGGCTAATCGTCTGCTTAAACGTGTTCGTGATTATGCAGAAGTCAAAGGCGATGGCACGATCAACAATGACATTGCTGTATATGCTTTAGACCAGTTGGGCGTGGACAAAAATGGCTTAGATGAAATGGATCGCCGTATATTGAAAGTGATCGCCGAAAAGTATGAAGGCGGTCCTGTTGGTATTGAGACCTTGGCGGCGGCTTTAGGTGAGGAAAGCGAAACTCTGGAAGAAGTTTACGAACCATTCCTTATACAAGAGGGCTTTATTCAAAAAACTCCTCGTGGTAGAATGTTAACAAACTACACGAAGCAGATGAATTTGCTCTAA
- the lpxC gene encoding UDP-3-O-acyl-N-acetylglucosamine deacetylase, whose protein sequence is MFFQKTIRKTVEVDGVGIHSGEKTTLRFKPAPANTGVYFIRADLPHRPYLKVSAKNVQAVSYQTSLGGPEFQVNTIEHCVSALSALRIDNIYIELDGPEIPICDGSAQYFMKALLGGELIELDEPRRYCYITEPISYVEGEKSAYVLPYHGLRLTVTIDFPHVAIGKQTFDMEINEQTFVREIANARTFGFLKDVDAMKAAGLAKGGSLENCIVLDDHQVVNPEGLRFRDEFVRHKALDALGDLVTLEMPLMGHVVLNRAGHDIMNKLIKKIVASPQSYRFVEMGADVTQEQKRFANWSV, encoded by the coding sequence ATGTTTTTTCAAAAAACAATTCGTAAGACGGTTGAAGTAGATGGCGTGGGTATTCACTCAGGTGAAAAAACCACACTGCGTTTCAAGCCAGCACCTGCCAATACGGGAGTTTACTTTATTCGTGCGGATTTACCGCATAGACCTTATTTAAAAGTTTCTGCTAAAAATGTTCAAGCTGTCAGCTATCAAACGAGTTTAGGTGGACCTGAGTTTCAGGTGAATACAATTGAACACTGTGTTTCGGCTTTATCAGCTTTACGGATAGACAATATTTATATTGAGCTAGATGGGCCTGAAATCCCTATCTGCGATGGAAGTGCTCAGTATTTTATGAAAGCGCTACTGGGCGGCGAGCTGATCGAATTAGATGAGCCCCGTCGCTATTGCTATATTACGGAACCTATTTCTTATGTCGAAGGTGAAAAGTCGGCGTATGTGTTACCATATCATGGACTTCGATTAACGGTTACCATTGATTTCCCTCATGTGGCTATTGGCAAGCAGACATTTGATATGGAAATTAACGAACAGACATTTGTACGTGAAATTGCCAATGCTAGGACTTTCGGTTTTTTAAAAGATGTGGATGCGATGAAAGCCGCAGGATTAGCTAAAGGCGGTAGCCTTGAAAACTGTATTGTTTTGGATGACCACCAAGTTGTAAACCCAGAGGGACTGCGTTTTCGCGATGAATTTGTACGACATAAAGCTTTAGATGCTTTGGGTGACTTAGTGACTCTTGAGATGCCACTAATGGGACACGTAGTTTTAAATCGTGCCGGTCACGATATTATGAATAAATTGATTAAAAAAATTGTGGCTTCCCCACAGTCCTATCGTTTCGTAGAAATGGGGGCAGACGTGACTCAAGAGCAAAAAAGATTTGCGAACTGGTCCGTTTAG
- the ald gene encoding alanine dehydrogenase: protein MIIGVPKEIKISENRVGMTEAGAKQLTLEGHTVIVEKDAGVGSGITNEQYEKAGAKIIDTKKEVYAKADMIMKVKEPLPDEYELMKENQILYTYLHLAAEPKLTKVLVEKKVKAVAYETIQLPNRSLPLLTPMSEVAGRMATQVGAFYLQKDHGGKGILMGGVTGVKPAKVTIIGGGVVGTNAAKMAVGLGAQVTILDVSTARLEYLDDIFKGRCQTLFSNAINIENSVAESDLVVGGVLITGHKAPTLVTKEMISSMQKGSVVVDVAVDQGGCIETCRPTSHTNPTYEVDGVIHYCVPNMPGVVPRTSTYALTNVTLKYASMLAAMGVEDAVAKDASLMKGLNVYGGYVCYEPVARDLGMEYRPYKI, encoded by the coding sequence ATGATTATCGGAGTACCTAAGGAAATTAAAATCAGCGAAAACCGCGTAGGGATGACTGAGGCGGGTGCTAAGCAACTAACACTTGAAGGTCACACAGTTATCGTTGAAAAAGATGCTGGTGTTGGTAGCGGTATCACGAACGAGCAATACGAAAAAGCTGGCGCGAAAATTATCGATACTAAAAAAGAAGTCTATGCAAAAGCTGATATGATCATGAAGGTTAAAGAACCACTTCCTGATGAATATGAATTAATGAAAGAAAATCAAATTCTTTACACTTACTTGCACTTAGCCGCAGAACCTAAGTTGACAAAAGTTTTGGTAGAGAAAAAAGTTAAAGCAGTAGCTTACGAAACGATTCAATTGCCAAATCGTTCTTTACCTCTTTTAACTCCGATGTCTGAAGTTGCTGGTCGTATGGCGACTCAAGTAGGTGCTTTCTACTTACAAAAAGACCATGGTGGAAAAGGTATTTTGATGGGTGGTGTGACAGGGGTTAAACCAGCTAAGGTTACAATCATTGGTGGCGGTGTTGTAGGAACTAACGCGGCTAAAATGGCTGTTGGTTTGGGCGCTCAAGTTACGATTTTGGATGTAAGCACAGCTCGTCTTGAATACCTTGATGATATTTTCAAAGGCCGTTGCCAAACGTTATTCTCGAATGCAATTAACATCGAAAACTCTGTGGCAGAATCAGATTTAGTTGTTGGTGGTGTTTTGATCACAGGCCATAAAGCGCCAACTTTAGTTACTAAAGAGATGATCTCTTCAATGCAAAAAGGTTCTGTTGTGGTTGACGTTGCTGTTGACCAAGGCGGTTGTATTGAAACGTGCCGTCCGACATCTCATACAAATCCTACGTATGAAGTTGATGGTGTTATCCATTATTGCGTACCAAATATGCCAGGTGTTGTCCCAAGAACATCGACGTATGCGTTGACTAATGTGACATTGAAATATGCTTCTATGTTAGCGGCGATGGGCGTAGAAGACGCTGTAGCTAAAGATGCTTCTTTAATGAAGGGTCTAAATGTTTATGGTGGATATGTTTGTTACGAGCCAGTAGCACGCGATTTGGGTATGGAATACAGACCATACAAAATCTAA
- a CDS encoding ComEC/Rec2 family competence protein gives MIFFKHKYVEAPEYVEIWVTWNVGQGQWVSHIQSDSCSHYDVGGEFGSFKKIKKALLTHCGRKLNRLSISHWDYDHFSNLHFLARQLPRLCWLLYSNYGTQKASVQKLLQLSIPQCPQIKNSLFIWVPTEIKNTNDSSVVIESQGVLLPGDSSIKQERQWVPHFQLQKTEVLILGHHGSRTSSGKILIEHLPSLAFAISSARYARFRHPHPDVVQRLRRAQIPVIRTEDWGNIWFKTYPKRQKP, from the coding sequence ATGATCTTCTTCAAGCATAAATATGTCGAAGCTCCTGAATACGTAGAAATCTGGGTGACTTGGAATGTAGGACAAGGTCAGTGGGTATCCCACATTCAATCGGATTCCTGCTCACATTATGATGTCGGTGGGGAATTCGGTTCCTTTAAAAAGATCAAGAAAGCACTACTTACCCACTGTGGGCGAAAACTAAATCGCCTCAGTATCAGCCATTGGGATTACGATCACTTTTCTAATTTGCACTTTTTAGCACGTCAATTGCCACGACTTTGCTGGCTGCTCTATTCTAACTACGGAACACAAAAAGCTTCCGTTCAAAAATTACTACAACTGAGCATTCCCCAATGCCCTCAAATTAAGAATAGCTTGTTTATATGGGTTCCAACAGAGATCAAAAATACTAACGACTCCTCTGTGGTGATTGAAAGTCAGGGCGTACTTCTTCCTGGAGACTCTTCAATCAAACAGGAAAGACAATGGGTTCCTCATTTCCAGTTGCAAAAGACCGAGGTTTTAATCTTAGGACACCATGGAAGTCGTACGAGCTCAGGAAAAATACTTATTGAGCATCTACCATCGCTTGCCTTTGCTATTAGCTCGGCTCGCTACGCTCGTTTTCGCCATCCCCACCCTGATGTGGTCCAAAGACTCAGACGGGCACAAATACCTGTTATTAGAACCGAAGACTGGGGAAACATTTGGTTTAAGACTTATCCGAAAAGACAAAAGCCGTAA
- a CDS encoding ComEC/Rec2 family competence protein — translation MLIISFVGLSLIRVSFFEIIKPVAEKTHLLCINKLPQKASFLPELKALVCAEDFSTLAHSQIYITTGLIHLFVVSGAHLILIETLFDKLFSRVPQSAQPASLYIKLALLALYSLACGLNPPITRSLISIFLTVYLLNKHIHWPWHFKVFAVGLLTLIFNHQWITSLSLQLSWLAAFTVRLGSSYFTTASPFFRQSLFFIILFPTIVFFQVPSLSTIFLNIILSPALEFLLFPLGLLVLIFNFLYPLFDFLILIFRKILEASEVDYRHQFYELPSYLVLCNWLLICSLHVLFHVLNIRTKRKSIND, via the coding sequence GTGCTTATAATTTCATTCGTTGGCCTCAGTCTAATCCGAGTTTCGTTCTTCGAAATTATCAAACCCGTTGCAGAAAAGACGCACTTACTTTGCATCAACAAACTTCCTCAGAAGGCAAGCTTTCTTCCCGAATTAAAAGCTTTAGTTTGTGCTGAAGATTTTTCGACTTTAGCACATTCACAAATTTACATAACTACAGGCCTGATTCATTTATTTGTTGTCTCGGGCGCTCATTTAATTTTGATCGAAACACTTTTTGATAAACTTTTCAGCAGAGTTCCGCAATCGGCTCAGCCAGCAAGCTTATATATTAAGCTCGCTTTATTGGCGCTCTACAGCCTTGCCTGTGGCCTCAATCCGCCAATCACACGTTCACTCATCTCTATCTTTTTAACCGTTTATTTACTCAATAAACACATTCATTGGCCATGGCACTTTAAAGTCTTTGCCGTGGGATTACTGACACTGATCTTTAACCATCAATGGATCACGTCCTTAAGTTTGCAGCTAAGCTGGCTGGCCGCTTTCACTGTCAGACTTGGCAGTTCCTATTTCACAACAGCTTCGCCATTCTTTCGACAGAGTTTATTCTTTATCATTCTTTTTCCCACAATCGTATTTTTTCAAGTACCCAGTTTAAGTACTATTTTTTTAAACATTATTTTATCTCCGGCCTTAGAGTTTTTACTTTTCCCTTTAGGTCTTTTAGTTCTTATATTCAATTTTTTATACCCTCTGTTTGATTTTTTAATTTTAATTTTCCGAAAAATCTTAGAGGCCTCTGAAGTCGACTATCGCCATCAATTTTATGAGCTGCCCTCTTATCTTGTCCTCTGCAATTGGCTTTTGATCTGCTCTTTGCATGTCCTTTTTCATGTTTTAAATATCAGAACTAAACGGAAATCCATCAATGACTGA
- a CDS encoding LysM peptidoglycan-binding domain-containing protein gives MKKALIVCLLLVLQVRAQEFDDSYDPSVSETPPTEGVDVNKLPKPLGRVKSTIDVNTESSSFIGDPDNIDPLNPRNENIKDDDEPVLDNIRDILNAPAKPAVQPSTSGASEGGTSTGAVKATTSKKKPAPSKARISKRSPDDPNLDLEKRFHNIYNRYNSMPTPEDVWQAASSQQQQRQYVVQKGDTLWSISKILFGDPSFWPKLWSLNKQGILNPHFITPNTIIYFFAGDAQNSPTLSVGSPMIRNDGFPSGGGSAPSGPVSGNGVIPPSIPEVRNTGYFDYRTRDVSIQLDEIPSFPYVYNSDIVITDTPVKTAVKLQIAETAKFRCYNGRLVKSIRYSEDLDGEYEVFSPLDTFKSASGTMYAYRIYGTAVPYENRYMKILNCKDVITSDLVILPKGRMQTLKTQKVSPTRSARLVGGPDVVSQRLFALHQKAYVDFGSYPYEVGQEYQTRSQVTDDVNGQIRVLEKNGSYAVVIVTSLTDVLEIGDRLITLK, from the coding sequence ATGAAGAAGGCACTTATCGTCTGTCTTTTGTTAGTGTTGCAGGTACGGGCTCAAGAGTTTGATGACTCTTATGATCCTTCTGTGTCTGAAACGCCTCCGACGGAAGGGGTGGATGTAAATAAGCTTCCTAAACCTCTTGGTCGCGTGAAGTCGACTATTGATGTGAACACGGAAAGTAGTTCGTTCATAGGTGATCCGGATAATATCGATCCATTAAACCCAAGAAATGAAAATATCAAAGACGACGATGAGCCGGTTTTAGATAACATCCGTGATATTTTAAATGCTCCAGCTAAGCCTGCCGTACAACCATCTACCTCGGGAGCAAGTGAAGGTGGCACATCGACGGGTGCAGTGAAAGCTACAACTTCTAAAAAGAAACCAGCGCCGAGTAAAGCACGGATTTCAAAACGCTCTCCGGATGATCCTAACTTAGATTTAGAAAAACGCTTTCATAATATTTACAATCGCTACAACAGTATGCCGACGCCTGAAGATGTTTGGCAGGCAGCGAGTTCCCAGCAGCAGCAACGCCAATACGTAGTACAAAAAGGTGATACGCTTTGGTCGATCAGTAAAATTTTATTCGGTGATCCAAGTTTTTGGCCAAAGTTGTGGTCTTTGAATAAGCAAGGCATTCTGAATCCTCACTTTATTACTCCGAACACGATCATTTACTTTTTTGCAGGTGATGCTCAGAATAGTCCAACGTTATCTGTAGGGTCGCCGATGATTCGTAATGACGGCTTTCCTAGTGGTGGGGGAAGTGCACCTTCTGGGCCTGTCAGTGGGAATGGGGTAATTCCACCGAGTATTCCTGAAGTTCGTAATACAGGTTACTTTGACTATCGTACCCGTGATGTCAGTATTCAATTGGATGAAATTCCATCATTCCCTTATGTGTACAACAGCGACATTGTGATTACAGATACGCCAGTTAAGACTGCTGTTAAACTTCAAATAGCCGAAACGGCAAAGTTCCGTTGCTACAATGGTCGCTTAGTAAAAAGTATTCGCTATTCTGAAGACTTAGATGGTGAATACGAAGTTTTTTCTCCTCTTGATACTTTTAAGTCAGCATCAGGCACTATGTATGCATATCGTATTTATGGCACAGCTGTTCCTTACGAAAACCGCTACATGAAAATATTGAACTGCAAAGATGTCATCACATCGGACTTGGTCATTTTGCCAAAGGGGCGTATGCAGACGTTGAAAACTCAAAAGGTTTCACCAACGCGTAGTGCTCGTTTGGTGGGGGGGCCAGATGTGGTATCGCAAAGATTATTTGCTCTTCACCAAAAAGCCTATGTTGATTTTGGTAGTTATCCGTATGAAGTGGGACAAGAGTACCAAACACGTTCGCAAGTAACGGATGATGTGAATGGGCAAATTCGTGTTCTTGAGAAAAATGGTTCTTACGCTGTTGTGATTGTGACATCTTTAACTGATGTCTTAGAAATTGGCGATCGTCTGATCACTCTGAAATAA
- a CDS encoding DNA processing protein DprA — protein sequence MQKAILFKILQRRFKFRNPHHWVQIPDDFIYTQDEYRSAKAYIEMLAKRGIAFSYPECPYYPPAFLRMKEPPLFFEYLGEPIWLSLDLLSVVGARDVQVVSEQWMRLHLGPFMEEKKVGIVSGGANGVDQFAHLTAIKNNVPTIVVLPSGLMQMYPRSLQVLLREQKNKVCFLSEFEVNQPVHKAHFYFRNRLIAALGLFTLVVQSSLRSGSMLTVHHCLEVGRPVATVPAHPQMAGFEGNIKLLQEGAFLVRGFDDLRDFWKAELQSNQSLFGGSRHK from the coding sequence ATGCAGAAGGCCATTCTCTTTAAAATTTTACAAAGAAGATTTAAGTTTCGAAATCCGCACCATTGGGTCCAGATACCGGACGATTTCATTTATACTCAGGATGAGTATCGTTCAGCTAAAGCCTATATTGAAATGCTGGCGAAGCGAGGAATAGCTTTCTCATATCCTGAGTGTCCTTATTACCCACCAGCTTTTTTGAGAATGAAAGAGCCTCCATTATTCTTTGAGTATTTAGGCGAGCCGATATGGCTGTCTTTAGATTTGTTGTCTGTTGTTGGAGCCCGTGATGTGCAGGTTGTGAGTGAACAATGGATGAGGTTACATCTAGGGCCTTTTATGGAGGAAAAGAAAGTGGGTATTGTCAGTGGTGGTGCGAATGGCGTGGATCAATTTGCTCACCTGACAGCAATTAAAAATAATGTGCCGACAATTGTGGTGTTACCTAGTGGGTTAATGCAAATGTATCCTCGCTCTTTACAGGTGTTGCTTCGAGAGCAAAAAAATAAAGTCTGCTTTTTGAGTGAGTTTGAAGTGAATCAGCCAGTTCACAAAGCGCACTTTTATTTTCGTAATCGTCTGATTGCAGCTTTAGGACTGTTCACGTTAGTGGTGCAATCTTCTTTGCGTAGTGGAAGTATGCTGACAGTTCATCATTGTCTAGAGGTGGGAAGGCCTGTTGCCACTGTTCCAGCTCATCCTCAGATGGCAGGTTTCGAAGGGAATATTAAACTGTTACAAGAAGGCGCATTTCTTGTACGAGGCTTTGATGATTTGCGTGATTTTTGGAAGGCAGAATTACAGAGTAATCAGAGTTTGTTTGGTGGTAGTCGCCACAAATAG